The following nucleotide sequence is from Deltaproteobacteria bacterium.
CAGGGGTGCCCGTCATGTCTCTCCTGGTATATTCAGTTTTGCCTTGAGAAGGTAGAAGAAGCAAAATAATCCCCAGGCCCAAAGACAAAAGGCTAATTACAGATATTTTGGATAGCATGCGGTGCAGAAGCAAGAGGCCCCTCTTTTCACTAAAACCCATAAATGTATTTACTCCAGTTTTTTAACGTTTTTTAATGTATAACGGCCAGGATTCATCTTGTCAACATTAGAGTGCGTTGTCGTCTTGATGGTAGGTATATTCGGGGAGGATTTCTTGAAGCTTCATCCTGATGGCTTTTGCATCGAACTTATCAGCCACACTTATTAGCTCATCAATCTGTTTACGCAGCTTCTTTTTAGGAACAGCGTTGCCATTGAGGACCATAATTTGATCATGTTCGGTCCGGATGATCCCTTCGCCTTCAGTAATCAGCTCTTCGCACAGCTTTTCTCCAGGTCTTGGTCCGATAAATTTAATCTCGATATCTCGATCTGGTTCAAATCCAGAAAGTCGTATCAAGTCTTTTGCCAGATCAACAACCTTGATGGGAGTTCCCATATCAAGGATAAAGATTTCACCTCCTTGGCCCATAGAAGCAGCCTGTAAGATAAGTTGCGCTGCCTCTGGGATGGTCATGAAGTACCGGCACATTTCCGGGTGGGTCACAGTGACTGGTCCACCTTTTTCAATTTGCTTTCTAAAAAGAGGGATTACACTGCCAGAGCTTCCAACCACATTTCCAAAACGCACTGCAACACAGCGTGTCTTGGCGTGGTCCTGGGATTGAATCAACAACTCAGCTATCCGCTTGGTTGCTCCCATTATGTTTACAGGGCGAACGGCCTTGTCAGTTGAGACGAGGATGAAACGTTCGACCCTGTTTTCAATTGATAAATCAACTATATTACGCGTGCCGATCAGGTTATTAAGCACCCCTTCCCAGGGGTTTAATTCAACCAGGGGGACATGCTTATAGGCCGCAGCGTGAAAAACTACGTTCGGGCAAGTATCTTGAAAGATCTTCCGCACCAAATTCTGATTCAGAATATTACCTAGGAAAATCTTAAATTTCAGATACTCATATTCCTGCTTCAATTCCATCTCCAGGTGAAAAAGATTTTCTTCAACCGCGTCTACCAGGATCATGTTGACAGGATTGAACCGGCAGATCTGACGACAGAGTTCAGAGCCGATAGAGCCGCCTGCACCGGTGACCAGAACGGTCTTCCCGTTGAGATAATCAGATACATGTTTAGTTTCTATACTGACCTCAGGCCGCCGCAGTAAGTCACCATAAGAGACATCACGTATAGTCTTCAGCGATACTTTGCCATCTATCATCTCGCCCATTCCTGGTAGAGTCTTAAAAGGCAGTCGTGGGGCCTTACATATCTCAACTACTCTACGCATCTGTTGCCCGGTTGCAGAAGGGAGCGCAATCAAGATTTCATCAACTTTTTCCTTTTTAGCGACCGTTGAAAGATCATCTACCGTGCCTAACACGCCCACCCCATGAATCATCTGACCAATTTTCCTTGGTGAATCATCAACAAACCCAACGACCTTTGTTTTATGACGGGGGTTATCCAGAATTTCCCTTAAGACCTTCTCGCCAGCGTCGCCAGCGCCAACTAAAAGAACGCGCTTACTTTCCTGGTTGTTTTTCGCCTGAAAAGGCAGCATGGGCGTGACAAAGGAAGAAGAAAAATAAAGTCGGATTGCTACTCGAGAGCCGCCAATAAAAAAGAGGGTTAAGAGGCCATCCAGTAAAAAAACGGAGCGGGAAAGTCCTTTGAATTCCTGGAGCAACAACATGGAAGTCATTATGACCAGTATAGAAAGGATAGAGGCCTTGACGATATTGAGCAAGTCAACAATGCTGGTATAGCGCCACATCCCCTCGTATAGTTTAAAAAAATGAAAAATCACCAACTTACAGAAGATGATAAATAGAAGGACCGGGAGCTTCTCAATAAAACCAGGCGGAATACTCCACTCGAATCGG
It contains:
- a CDS encoding polysaccharide biosynthesis protein codes for the protein MPNYLKSLNYYIILILDLILLTAAYVGANLIRFEWSIPPGFIEKLPVLLFIIFCKLVIFHFFKLYEGMWRYTSIVDLLNIVKASILSILVIMTSMLLLQEFKGLSRSVFLLDGLLTLFFIGGSRVAIRLYFSSSFVTPMLPFQAKNNQESKRVLLVGAGDAGEKVLREILDNPRHKTKVVGFVDDSPRKIGQMIHGVGVLGTVDDLSTVAKKEKVDEILIALPSATGQQMRRVVEICKAPRLPFKTLPGMGEMIDGKVSLKTIRDVSYGDLLRRPEVSIETKHVSDYLNGKTVLVTGAGGSIGSELCRQICRFNPVNMILVDAVEENLFHLEMELKQEYEYLKFKIFLGNILNQNLVRKIFQDTCPNVVFHAAAYKHVPLVELNPWEGVLNNLIGTRNIVDLSIENRVERFILVSTDKAVRPVNIMGATKRIAELLIQSQDHAKTRCVAVRFGNVVGSSGSVIPLFRKQIEKGGPVTVTHPEMCRYFMTIPEAAQLILQAASMGQGGEIFILDMGTPIKVVDLAKDLIRLSGFEPDRDIEIKFIGPRPGEKLCEELITEGEGIIRTEHDQIMVLNGNAVPKKKLRKQIDELISVADKFDAKAIRMKLQEILPEYTYHQDDNAL